One region of Tamandua tetradactyla isolate mTamTet1 chromosome 6, mTamTet1.pri, whole genome shotgun sequence genomic DNA includes:
- the TMEM74 gene encoding transmembrane protein 74, translating into MELHYLVKKNSQVEQCHAVVWSSGGPPGDQADVAATRASLCCQRHCTLTPRAAVMEGSKCDLSPTFPSSPLQDRAIQPDSFPSGPLNSGNQITAERQVCNCCSQELETSFTYVDENINLEQWNRSSPSTKGNNHLGDLGWGNANEWSHEAAMSLISEDEDDTSSEATSSEKSVDYGFISAILFLVTGILLVIISYIIPREVTVDPDTVAAREMERLEKESARLGAHLDRCVIAGLCLLTLGGVVLSCLLMMSLWKGELYRRNRFASSKESAKLYGSFNFRMKASANENTLELSLVEEDALAVQS; encoded by the coding sequence ATGGAGCTCCACTACCTTGTTAAGAAGAACAGCCAGGTGGAACAGTGCCATGCTGTGGTTTGGAGCTCTGGAGGCCCTCCTGGTGACCAGGCAGATGTAGCAGCCACTAGAGCTTCTCTCTGCTGCCAGAGACACTGCACGTTGACACCCAGGGCAGCAGTGATGGAAGGTTCTAAATGTGACCTGTCTCCAACATTCCCCTCATCCCCTCTGCAAGACCGTGCTATTCAGCCAGATTCCTTCCCATCAGGGCCTCTCAACTCAGGGAACCAAATAACAGCAGAACGCCAAGTCTGCAACTGCTGCAGTCAGGAATTAGAAACTTCTTTTACCTATGTGGACGAGAATATCAACTTGGAACAGTGGAACCGGAGCTCCCCTTCCACAAAAGGGAATAATCATCTGGGAGATCTCGGCTGGGGAAATGCAAACGAGTGGTCCCATGAGGCTGCCATGTCCTTGATATCTGAAGACGAAGATGATACCAGTTCTGAAGCCACATCCTCTGAGAAGTCAGTAGACTATGGTTTCATCAGTGCCATCTTGTTCTTGGTCACTGGGATCTTGCTGGTGATCATCTCTTACATTATCCCACGGGAAGTCACCGTGGATCCCGACACTGTGGCAGCCCGGGAGATGGAACGTCTTGAGAAGGAGAGCGCGAGGCTGGGGGCTCACTTGGACCGCTGTGTGATTGCTGGACTCTGCCTCCTCACTCTCGGGGGTGTCGTTCTGTCCTGTTTGCTAATGATGTCTCTGTGGAAGGGGGAGCTCTATCGTCGAAACAGGTTTGCCTCTTCCAAAGAGTCTGCAAAACTCTATGGTTCTTTCAATTTCAGGATGAAAGCCAGCGCCAATGAGAACACGCTGGAGCTGTCCTTGGTAGAGGAAGATGCTCTCGCCGTACAAAGTTAA